A stretch of Algiphilus aromaticivorans DG1253 DNA encodes these proteins:
- a CDS encoding GFA family protein — MSLRGSCLCGRVRFRIDGPLFDVLNCHCSMCRKYHGAAFKTRARVRAADLGLSQGAEAIRYYESSPGEHKGFCGTCGSPILTRFDHDADTFNISLGTLDDDPGVTPQRHIFVGSKAPWHSITDALPQHQRLE, encoded by the coding sequence ATGAGCCTTCGCGGCAGCTGCCTTTGCGGCCGGGTGCGCTTTCGCATCGACGGCCCGCTCTTCGACGTCCTGAACTGCCACTGCAGCATGTGCCGCAAGTACCACGGCGCGGCATTCAAGACGCGCGCACGGGTGCGCGCCGCCGACCTCGGCCTGAGCCAGGGCGCCGAGGCCATCCGCTATTACGAGTCCTCGCCCGGCGAACACAAGGGCTTCTGCGGCACCTGCGGCTCGCCCATCCTCACCCGATTCGACCACGACGCGGACACCTTCAACATCTCTCTAGGCACGCTGGACGACGACCCTGGCGTCACGCCACAACGTCACATCTTTGTTGGCAGCAAGGCGCCGTGGCACAGCATCACCGACGCGCTTCCGCAGCACCAGAGGCTTGAATGA